A genomic region of Clarias gariepinus isolate MV-2021 ecotype Netherlands chromosome 23, CGAR_prim_01v2, whole genome shotgun sequence contains the following coding sequences:
- the pla2g7 gene encoding platelet-activating factor acetylhydrolase, with translation MGNSVGQNSLGIPQGKGPHQVGCTDLMVGHTVQGSFFRLYYPCQTSEGSEEPNWIPCREYFNGLADFMKMSRALSERIFNYLFGSYKIPAAWNASFKTEGKYPVVIFSHGLGAFRTLYSAICVELASQGFIVAAVEHRDESASSTFYYKENSKTKQCHHASKKAFKPVSDNLVEEWMYYRPLKTGENEFLLRNNQVKQRADECIRALELLIDINSGNSVENTLQSEFDWSKLKNSMDLCRIAVMGHSFGGATVIECLCKEVKFKCGVALDTWMLPLNEEIFQDVKQPIFFINSEKFQWAENIIRMKKLDSAVIPRKMITIMGAVHQSFPDFTFLTGNWIGKMLKLKGEIDPHIAMDLCKKASLAFLQRHLSLERDFNQWDHLIDGKDDHLIPGTNVTLLQSSI, from the exons ATGGGAAATTCAGTGGGGCAGAACAGCTTGGGAATTCCTCAAGGAAAAGGACCACACCAGGTGGGATGCACAGACCTAATGGTGGGACACACAGTACAG GGAAGCTTCTTTAGACTTTACTATCCATGCCAAACTTCAGAGGGTTCGGAAGAACCGAACTGGATCCCGTGCAGAGAATATTTCAATGGCCTTGCTGACTTCATGAAAATGAGCCGAGCACTGAGCGAAAGAATTTTTAACTACCTCTTTG GGTCTTACAAAATCCCTGCCGCATGGAATGCCTCTTTTAAAACAGAGGGAAAATACCCAGTAGTCATTTTCTCCCATGGTCTAGGAGCATTCAG GACATTGTATTCAGCAATATGTGTGGAGTTGGCCTCACAGGGCTTTATTGTAGCTGCAGTGGAGCACAG AGACGAATCAGCATCATCAACCTTCTACTATaaagaaaacagcaaaacaaaacaatgccaTCATGCATCAAAGAAAGCATTCAAGCCTGTGTCAGATAACCTGGTGGAGGAGTGGATGTACTACAGACCACTGAAAACAGGCGAGAATGAATTCCTTCTAAGAAACAATCAA gtgaagCAAAGAGCAGATGAGTGCATCAGAGCGCTGGAGCTTCTTATCGACATTAATTCAGGAAATTCTGTGGAAAATACTTTACAGTCTGAATTTGACTGGTCAAAATTAAAG AACAGTATGGACTTGTGTAGGATCGCAGTCATGGGCCATTCCTTTGGTGGAGCCACAGTTATCGAGTGTTTGTGTAAAGAAGTCAAATTCAA GTGTGGTGTTGCCTTGGACACCTGGATGCTTCCTCTGAATGAAGAAATCTTTCAGGATGTGAAACAACCCATTTTTTTCATCAACTCTGAGAAGTTCCAGTGGGCTGAGAATATTATCCGCATGAAGAAATTAGACTCTGCTGTCATTCCAAGAAAAATGATCACCATCAT gGGAGCTGTGCATCAGAGCTTCCCAGATTTCACCTTTCTCACAGGTAACTGGATTGGAAAGATGCTGAAGCTGAAGGGAGAAATTGATCCTCACATAGCAATGGATTTGTGCAAAAAAGCTTCATTAGCATTCCTTCAACGACACTTAT